The DNA window TTCTTCCAGGTTGgttaattttttggcatatacttgttgataataatttctaataattgttctatttccttggtgttagtaaTCATCatatctcccctttcattcataattttatgaatgagtaaatacctagtagtacaacaTACActgtgggagaagatatttgcaagtcacATGTCTCATAAAGAATTAATGtccgaaatctataaagaacttatcaaacacaacatcccccccaaaataaaccaGTTAAGAtatgggctgaagacatgaatagacacttttctaaAGAAGAGATGCAGATGGCCTACAGACACAGGAagagatattcaacatcactcatcatcagggaaatgcaaatgcacatcaaaaccacaatgagataaaacctcacaccagtcagaatggctaaaattaacaccaCAAGAAGCAACAGAGGTTGTTGAGGATGTGaaaaaaggggaatcctcttgcattagtaatgggaatgtaaacttatgcagccactctggaaaacagtatggaagttgcacaaaatgataaaagtagagctaccctacaacccagcaaatGTGCTACTATGTATTTTCCTGAAGGTTGTAGGCCCTTTTGTATCTCAGAACCCTCTGGTCTTTGCCTAAAAGACATAAGTTCTCAAAATATATTCCTCAAATGTAGGAAAGCACTTAACACTGTAATACATATTCTCTTAGGGAAAGGGCTGAATGGACAGGAGTTCCTAATCAGAGATGTCAGGTAACAACTTCCCTTAAATGGGATAAAATctattcaaaaaattatatttcttttttaatagcaaaatataaaTTGTAGCATGTCACTCTGCTAATTATTCCCATTTGCTACTAATGAAAACTACAATgcagtatcacctcacacccgtcagaatggctaaaatcaacaagagaTAAGAGTCATTGGTGAGGATATAGAAAAAGGGAACACTCTTGCCTTTTTTGGGGAATGCAAAAAGGTGTAGCCATTCAAGAAAACAGCATGCAAATACAAATCGTTacaaatagaactgccctatgatctagcaatttcaatgccaggtatttatccaaagaatacaaaatactaattcaaagggaaacatgcatggaatgtttttagcagcagtatctacaatagccaaattacagaaacaaCCCAGGTGTTAGTCAATAGATGAATGATGAAGATGATGTGGGAGATATAAACATCCTTGCAATACTACTCattcatgaaacaaaatgaaatcttgccatttgcaaggacatggatgaagctagagagtcttatgctaagtgaaaggagtcagtcagagaaagacaagtgccACAAGGTTttgtcatatgtggaatttaagacacaaaacaaataagaatagggaaaataaaagaaaggagaaaatttaagagagattaaaagcttccaaagaaatagattcttaactatagagaacacccttctggttaccagaggggaggtgtggtGCATGGGTAACATGGGAGATGGGCATTGAAGAGAggacttgtgatgagcacctggcATGGTATGGAAGTGCTGTATTGCCCACTTGAAACAAATGCTACATTTCTGGTTAACTAACTtaacacttaaagaaaaattttgaaaattaaaaataaagtttaataaatacataaaagatgccaatttacttgaaaaattttatgcttcttctttttttttctttcttcttcttttcttgtaGTCACCACCACTACATGGAAGCAGGCAATGATACAggaatttcagattttcttcttctgggattatCAGAGGACCCAGAACTGCAGCCCCTAATATTTGGGCTTTTCCTCTCCATGTACCTGACCACTGTAGTTGGAAACCTGGTCATCATTCTGGCTGTCAGCTCTGACTCCCACCTCCACACACCCATGTATTACTTCCTGGCCAACCTGTCCTTTGTAGACATCTGCTTCACCTCTACCACCATCCCCAAGATGCTATGGAACATCCAGACTCAGAACAAAGTCATAACTTATGCAGGCTGCATCACGCAGATGTACTTTTTCATAATCTTTGCAGGCTGGGATGACTTTCTCCTGGCTGTGATGGCTTATGACCGCTTTGTGGCCATCTGTCATCCCCTACACTACATGGTCATCATGAACCCCCAGTTCTGTGGACTGCTGGTTCTCATGTCCTGGATCCTGAGTGTTCTCAATTCCACATTGCAGAGCTTTATCGTGTTGTGGCTGTCCTTCTGTACAGAGGTGGAAATCCCCCATTTTTTCTGTGAACTCAATCAGATGATCCAACTTGCATGTTCTGACACCTTTTCTAATAATATGGTGATGTACTTTGCAGCTATGCTGCTTGCTGGTGGTCCCCTCTCTGGGATCATTTACTCTTATTCTAAGATAGTTTCCTCCATTCGTAGAATCTCCTCAGGTAAGGGAAAGTATAAAGCATTTTCCACCTGTACATCTCACCTCTCTgttgtatcattatttttttgtacCAGCCTAGGAGTGTACCTTAGCTCTGCAGTTACCCAGAACTCTCACACAAGTGCAGTAGCCTCAGTGATGTACACAGTGGTCACACCCATGCTGAACCCCTTCATCTACAGCCTGAGGAACAGAGACATAAAGAGGGCTCTGAAAAGAATCACTGGGATTC is part of the Mustela nigripes isolate SB6536 chromosome 2, MUSNIG.SB6536, whole genome shotgun sequence genome and encodes:
- the LOC132011096 gene encoding olfactory receptor 7A17-like, whose protein sequence is MLLLFFSFFFFSCSHHHYMEAGNDTGISDFLLLGLSEDPELQPLIFGLFLSMYLTTVVGNLVIILAVSSDSHLHTPMYYFLANLSFVDICFTSTTIPKMLWNIQTQNKVITYAGCITQMYFFIIFAGWDDFLLAVMAYDRFVAICHPLHYMVIMNPQFCGLLVLMSWILSVLNSTLQSFIVLWLSFCTEVEIPHFFCELNQMIQLACSDTFSNNMVMYFAAMLLAGGPLSGIIYSYSKIVSSIRRISSGKGKYKAFSTCTSHLSVVSLFFCTSLGVYLSSAVTQNSHTSAVASVMYTVVTPMLNPFIYSLRNRDIKRALKRITGIPVM